The following are encoded in a window of Gossypium raimondii isolate GPD5lz chromosome 13, ASM2569854v1, whole genome shotgun sequence genomic DNA:
- the LOC105783514 gene encoding L-ascorbate oxidase homolog, with the protein MARLMLISMLFLLAGSMLMVQGGDPTLFFEWNVTYGTIAPLGVPVKGILINGQFPGPNLNSTTNNNIVVNVFNNLDEPFLVTWDGVQHRKNSWQDGVLGTNCPIPPGKNYTYKFQVKDQIGSYMYYPVTAMHKAVGGFGGLRVNSRLLIPVPYADPADDYTLLVGDFFNKGHTSLKKILDSGRNLGRCDGVHLNGKVAKGDGKDEPLFTMEAGKTYKYRICNTGIKTSLNVRFQGHTMKLVEMEGSHTMQNDYDSLDVHVGQCFSVLVTANQEPRDYYVVASTRFTRREVTATGIIRYKNGKGAASSELPPPPVGWAWSLNQFRTFRWNLTSNAARPNPQGSYKYGSINITRTIKLANTAQRVDGKLRYALNGVSYVEPTTPLKLAEYYGVADKVFKYDTIPDEPPSDNTRVTLAPIVLNMTHRNFVEIIFENHETAIQSYHLSGYSFFAVGMDIGKWSPEKRMNYNLLDAVSRHTIQVFPNSWSAILLTFDNCGMWNLRSEIWDRHYLGQQLYASVISPNRSLKDEYNLPEGVLTCGIVQGMPRPPPFSS; encoded by the exons ATGGCTCGATTAATGTTAATATCGATGCTATTTCTCTTGGCAGGATCAATGCTTATGGTCCAGGGCGGAGATCCCACCCTTTTTTTCGAATGGAACGTCACCTATGGCACCATTGCTCCCTTGGGAGTGCCAGTAAAGGGTATTCTTATTAACGGGCAATTCCCGGGACCAAATCTTAACTCTACCACCAACAACAATATCGTGGTCAATGTGTTCAATAACCTTGATGAGCCATTCCTTGTAACATG GGACGGCGTGCAGCATAGGAAGAACTCTTGGCAAGATGGTGTTCTGGGAACCAACTGTCCTATCCCCCCTGGGAAGAATTACACCTATAAATTCCAGGTGAAGGATCAGATTGGCAGCTACATGTACTATCCGGTGACGGCAATGCACAAGGCGGTTGGTGGTTTCGGTGGCCTCCGTGTTAACAGCCGTCTACTCATCCCTGTTCCCTACGCTGATCCGGCTGATGACTATACTCTCTTAGTGGGAGACTTTTTCAACAAGGGACACACCAGCCTCAAGAAGATTCTTGATAGCGGTCGCAACCTTGGGAGATGTGACGGTGTCCACCTTAATGGGAAAGTTGCGAAAGGTGATGGGAAGGATGAACCTCTGTTTACGATGGAGGCAGGCAAAACGTACAAGTACAGGATTTGCAATACGGGTATCAAGACATCTCTGAACGTCAGGTTCCAGGGCCACACCATGAAATTGGTTGAGATGGAGGGTTCCCACACAATGCAGAATGACTATGACTCCCTTGATGTGCATGTTGGACAGTGCTTCAGTGTGCTTGTTACTGCCAACCAGGAACCAAGGGATTACTATGTGGTGGCCTCTACCCGTTTTACCAGACGTGAGGTTACAGCAACCGGCATCATCCGTTACAAGAATGGCAAGGGAGCTGCCTCATCCGAGTTGCCACCGCCACCTGTTGGTTGGGCTTGGTCACTCAATCAATTCCGTACCTTCCGTTGGAACTTGACTTCTAACGCTGCTAGGCCTAACCCTCAGGGCTCCTACAAATATGGTTCCATTAACATTACCCGCACCATCAAGCTTGCCAACACTGCACAAAGAGTAGATGGCAAGCTCCGATATGCTCTTAATGGAGTCTCCTATGTCGAACCAACCACTCCACTAAAACTTGCAGAATACTACGGCGTAGCCGACAAGGTTTTCAAGTATGATACCATTCCCGATGAGCCACCAAGTGACAACACTAGGGTAACTTTGGCACCTATTGTCCTCAACATGACACACAGAAACTTTGTGGAAATCATCTTCGAGAATCACGAGACCGCCATTCAGTCTTACCACTTGTCTGGCTACTCATTCTTTGCCGTGGG CATGGACATTGGGAAATGGAGCCCTGAGAAGAGGATGAACTACAATCTTCTCGACGCCGTGAGCAGACACACCATACAGGTATTCCCCAACTCCTGGTCAGCAATCCTATTGACATTCGACAACTGCGGGATGTGGAACCTGAGGTCGGAGATATGGGACAGGCATTACCTTGGGCAACAGCTTTATGCTAGTGTTATTTCCCCTAACCGATCCCTCAAGGATGAGTACAACTTGCCGGAAGGTGTATTGACTTGCGGCATCGTGCAAGGCATGCCAAGGCCTCCACCTTTCAGCAGTTAA
- the LOC105783467 gene encoding RGS1-HXK1-interacting protein 1 has protein sequence MSGEEGREAATATVPAANSSTKPWVEELPTIESLIDSKDLAIRSAQSLFHNSSTHLRSFQDSLPQASSHYKSYEDAFFSKLKEGVMIAKENPGAAVGITLTAALCLMRGPRRFLFRNTLGRFQSEEAKFSRAEKNVKVLNLSVDLMKKESSKLLERAALAEKDMKRGQKELMNSGGQIHRLAKSVYKVEAEAVDLMDGLREIPGREALKLRAEVASMASLLRQQRVSLDRRIRKISELGIPV, from the exons ATGAGCGGAGAAGAAGGTCGTGAGGCCGCCACCGCTACCGTCCCCGCTGCTAATTCTTCAACAAAGCCATGGGTGGAGGAATTGCCGACAATCGAAAGCCTTATAGACTCTAAAGACTTAGCGATTCGCTCTGCTCAATCCCTTTTCCATAACTCCTCTACCCATCTACGCTCTTTCcag GATTCTCTACCACAAGCATCCTCTCACTATAAATCCTATGAAGATGCTTTTTTCAGCAAACTTAAAG agggGGTGATGATTGCAAAGGAAAACCCTGGTGCAGCTGTTGGGATTACTTTGACTGCTGCTCTCTGTCTCATGCGAG GCCCAAGAAGATTTCTATTCCGTAATACGTTGGGTCGATTTCAAAGTGAGGAG GCAAAATTTTCTAGGGCTGAGAAGAATGTAAAAGTGTTAAACCTAtctgttgatttgatgaaaaaggAGAGCAGTAAGCTGCTTGAAAGGGCAGCTCTTGCAGAAAAGGATATGAAACGTGGCCAGAAAGAGCTCAT GAATTCTGGAGGTCAGATTCACCGTCTTGCTAAATCAGTTTACAAGGTTGAGGCTGAAGCTGTAG ATTTGATGGACGGACTGCGAGAAATCCCCGGAAGGGAGGCATTGAAACTACGAGCAGAG GTTGCTTCAATGGCATCACTTTTGAGGCAGCAAAGGGTTTCACTTGACAGAAGGATAAGGAAAATATCTGAATTGGGGATACCTGTCTGA
- the LOC128035910 gene encoding L-ascorbate oxidase homolog has translation MTHRNFVEIIFENHETAIQSYHLSGYSFFAVGMDIGKWSPEKRMNYNLLDAVSRHTIQVFPNSWSAILLTFDNCGMWNLRSEIWDRHYLGQQLYASVISPNRSLKDEYNLPEGVLTCGIVQGMPRPPPFSS, from the exons ATGACACACAGAAACTTTGTGGAAATCATCTTCGAGAATCACGAGACCGCCATTCAGTCTTACCACTTGTCTGGCTACTCATTCTTTGCCGTGGG CATGGACATTGGGAAATGGAGCCCTGAGAAGAGGATGAACTACAATCTTCTCGACGCCGTGAGCAGACACACCATACAGGTATTCCCCAACTCCTGGTCAGCAATCCTATTGACATTCGACAACTGCGGGATGTGGAACCTGAGGTCGGAGATATGGGACAGGCATTACCTTGGGCAACAGCTTTATGCTAGTGTTATTTCCCCTAACCGATCCCTGAAGGATGAGTACAACTTGCCGGAAGGTGTATTGACTTGCGGCATCGTGCAAGGCATGCCAAGGCCTCCACCTTTCAGCAGTTAA
- the LOC128035909 gene encoding L-ascorbate oxidase homolog produces the protein MAPLTIIVVFFLWVGSLLMVQGGDPTISFEWKVTYGTISPLGVPVKGILINGQFPGPNMNSTTNNNVIVNVFNNLDEPFLLTWSGVQHRKNPWQDGVLGTNCPIPPGTNYTYKFQVKDQIGSFMYYPVTAMHKAVGGFGGLRINSRLLIPVPYADPADDYTIIAGDFFNKGHTTLKKILESGRNLGRCDGVHINGKVAKGDGSDEPLFTMEAGKTYKYRICNAGIKTSLNVRFQGHTMKLVEMEGSHTVQNDYESLDVHVGQCFAVLVTADQEPKDYFVVASTRFTKREVTATGVIRYTNGKGAPSPKLPPPPVGWAWSLNQFRTFRWNLTASAARPNPQGSYKYGSVNITRTIKLANTAQKVDGKLRYAINGASYVEPTTPLKLAEYYGVADKVFKYDTISDDPPAEITKVTMEPVVLNLTHRNFMEIIFENRETAIQSYHLCGYAFFAVAVETGQWSPEKRKNYNLLDAVSRHTIQVFPKSWAAILLSFDNCGMWNIRSEVWDRRYLGQQLYVSVVSPNKSLRDEYNMPESALVCGVVESMPRPPPAYT, from the exons ATGGCTCCATTGACGATAATAGTGGTGTTTTTTCTCTGGGTAGGATCACTGCTTATGGTTCAAGGTGGAGATCCCACCATTAGTTTCGAGTGGAAGGTCACTTATGGCACTATATCTCCTTTGGGTGTTCCCGTAAAAGGTATTCTTATTAACGGGCAATTCCCTGGGCCAAATATGAACTCTACCACCAACAACAATGTTATAGTCAATGTGTTTAACAACCTTGATGAGCCATTCCTTTTGACATG GAGTGGCGTGCAGCATAGGAAGAATCCTTGGCAAGATGGTGTGCTTGGAACCAACTGTCCTATCCCCCCCGGGACGAATTACACCTATAAATTCCAGGTGAAGGACCAAATTGGCAGCTTCATGTATTATCCAGTGACGGCTATGCATAAGGCGGTTGGTGGTTTCGGTGGCCTTCGTATTAACAGTCGTTTACTCATTCCTGTCCCCTATGCTGATCCAGCTGATGACTATACTATCATAGCAGGAGATTTTTTCAACAAGGGACACACCACCCTCAAGAAAATTCTTGAGAGCGGTCGCAACCTTGGTAGATGTGATGGTGTCCACATTAATGGAAAAGTTGCTAAAGGTGATGGTAGCGATGAACCTCTCTTCACCATGGAAGCAGGCAAAACCTACAAGTATAGGATTTGCAATGCGGGTATCAAGACATCTCTGAACGTCAGGTTCCAAGGCCACACCATGAAATTGGTTGAGATGGAAGGTTCCCACACAGTGCAAAATGACTATGAATCCCTTGATGTTCATGTTGGACAGTGCTTCGCTGTGCTTGTTACAGCCGACCAAGAACCAAAGGATTACTTTGTTGTGGCCTCTACCCGTTTTACCAAACGCGAGGTTACAGCAACTGGTGTCATCCGTTACACCAATGGCAAGGGCGCACCCTCACCTAAGTTGCCACCACCACCAGTTGGTTGGGCTTGGTCACTCAATCAATTCCGTACCTTCCGTTGGAACTTGACTGCCAGCGCTGCTAGGCCTAACCCTCAGGGCTCCTACAAATATGGTTCCGTTAACATTACCCGTACCATCAAGCTGGCCAACACTGCTCAAAAAGTAGATGGCAAGCTTCGATATGCTATTAATGGAGCCTCCTATGTCGAACCAACCACTCCACTAAAACTTGCAGAATACTACGGCGTAGCTGACAAGGTTTTCAAGTATGATACCATTTCTGATGACCCACCAGCTGAGATCACTAAAGTAACCATGGAACCTGTTGTCCTCAATTTGACACACAGAAACTTTATGGAAATCATCTTCGAGAATCGCGAAACAGCCATCCAGTCTTATCACCTGTGTGGCTATGCCTTCTTTGCTGTGGC TGTCGAGACTGGGCAATGGAGCCCTGAGAAGAGGAAGAACTACAATCTTCTTGATGCCGTGAGCAGACACACCATACAGGTTTTCCCCAAGTCCTGGGCAGCTATCCTATTGTCATTCGACAACTGTGGAATGTGGAACATCAGGTCAGAGGTATGGGACAGGCGTTACCTTGGGCAACAGCTTTATGTTAGTGTTGTTTCCCCTAACAAATCACTCAGGGACGAATACAACATGCCTGAGAGTGCACTAGTTTGCGGTGTTGTGGAAAGCATGCCAAGGCCACCACCAGCTTACACCTAG